From the Bacillus sp. FJAT-22090 genome, the window TTCACGGAATTTGTTTCAAAAAAGAAATTACCAAATTTTAAGATTAAACAGCTTAGGATAATTTACCAACAGATTTTTCCATACGAAGATAAATTGTGTTCCTTAAATCCAGTTAAAAAATCTGAGAAATTTAATCACGTTCTCTTAATTCGCCACTTAGACGAACTAAGTAAATGTATTACTAAAGAACATCTAAGAAGAAGAAAACGAGATTATCTTAATTTTTTTAATTGGTTAATTTCTGTTTATTATGAGTTTGAAAGTTATTGTATAAATTCCATCCCGATTCATTTGATTACTAAGAATCATCTAGAAGCGTATAAAGAATTTCTAATAAGACAATCTAAGGAAGGTTTTTATAAAAAGCACACCATAAGTGATACATTCTATAATATTCGTTCCCTGTTTGCATCTTTATATCAGATGAAACTGCTGCCACAAAATATTACTAGTGATTTAAATGGAATTAAATACGAAAATTATAAATACCGTGATTTACCAAGTAATAAACATTTATCTGATTTTTTCAATGCAGTGATGATTTATACACCTGATCCTATAAAATTTCAGATAGCCTACAAATTAATGCTTTATTTAGGGCTCAGAATAAAAGAAGTTGCATTTTTAGAGATATCAAATATTAATTTAGCTACTCAAACTGTATCTTGTAGAGGAAAAGGCGGTAAATATGATATTCTCCCCTTACCCAAGCCGTTGTTAGATGATTTAAATTCCATTACTAATCTCAATGAAAAATATCTTTTTTGTGATAAACCTTTATCATTCAAAGCTAACTTGTATCATTATTACAAATTGATAAGCTTTGTTCTAGACTGGGACTTCCCAGGCGGTGTTCATATATTTCGTCATCTGTATATAACTAAATTATCTCTATTTCCTAATCTTCCACCACAGATCATTCAGGCATTAAGCCGACACGTTCGAACAGAAACAACAAGTTTATATATCCATCGAAATAATAATTCTTTAAATAATGCAATAAATAATCTTAATTATTTTTAAAGGAGTAAATGATTATGCCCATCAGAAAACCAGAAGGATCCCCTATCAACAATGCTAGAGTTGAACTCCAGATGATTCTAAGTAATTATGGTCCCGAATTACTTGAACGTATTGTCAATGAAATGGGACTTGCTAAAGAAGTATCTAAAGTAAATATAAAAGAAAATGCAACTTTAGAAGAAGCTATCGAATTTTACCATTCTAGTTCATCATTTCTTAGATTAAGCAAATCATCTAAGGAAACATATGCATCAGAATTAGAGCAATTCAAATCATTCGTCACAAAAGAACTTAAAAAAAATGTAACTCTCCAAAATTCTGCAGAGCCAATAGTATTAGTAAAATATTTACGTGCCTTTAAATCTTCTAATACTAAAGCAAAGAAGTCTGCATTCCTTCGTTCTTTTTTTAGATGTGTATTTAAACAGTTCTTAAACCAAGATATAACATCTATTAAAGAAGTTTTAAAGTTAAAATGGACAAGTGACAACTTGCCAAGAGCATTTACAAAGGTTCAACTAGCTGAAATTATTGGCTTGTCTCAACTTTTTAGTAATGAACTTCGAAACTACACTATCCTATGGACCTTTTTAGGAACAGGAATTCGTTTAAATGAACTGATAAATCTTCAGATTAAAGATATTGATGCGAATACTCAAACAATAAAAGTTATACCAAAAGGGCATGAGGGTAATAAAATGGAAAGGAAAATCAGTCGGATCGCTCTGCTCATTTTATTAGATTATA encodes:
- a CDS encoding tyrosine-type recombinase/integrase, encoding MSNRNNFSKNQEFINYIFDSNFERNMKDLSWNASSMTNLSQKSINSPPSSYTDIKSYSTESMVVILNTLYQIEWKKHQHYEYIGPVGINELILQKVLNSIGPNTLINYLKAKKQIDPKTFFLHYKLVSEFLEHCSFCLNKAPSNINDSDLYDISLFTEFVSKKKLPNFKIKQLRIIYQQIFPYEDKLCSLNPVKKSEKFNHVLLIRHLDELSKCITKEHLRRRKRDYLNFFNWLISVYYEFESYCINSIPIHLITKNHLEAYKEFLIRQSKEGFYKKHTISDTFYNIRSLFASLYQMKLLPQNITSDLNGIKYENYKYRDLPSNKHLSDFFNAVMIYTPDPIKFQIAYKLMLYLGLRIKEVAFLEISNINLATQTVSCRGKGGKYDILPLPKPLLDDLNSITNLNEKYLFCDKPLSFKANLYHYYKLISFVLDWDFPGGVHIFRHLYITKLSLFPNLPPQIIQALSRHVRTETTSLYIHRNNNSLNNAINNLNYF
- a CDS encoding tyrosine-type recombinase/integrase, coding for MPIRKPEGSPINNARVELQMILSNYGPELLERIVNEMGLAKEVSKVNIKENATLEEAIEFYHSSSSFLRLSKSSKETYASELEQFKSFVTKELKKNVTLQNSAEPIVLVKYLRAFKSSNTKAKKSAFLRSFFRCVFKQFLNQDITSIKEVLKLKWTSDNLPRAFTKVQLAEIIGLSQLFSNELRNYTILWTFLGTGIRLNELINLQIKDIDANTQTIKVIPKGHEGNKMERKISRIALLILLDYIKFKYDYLYSSLTETKYKNLYIFSTTNGSTAINKRTIQHMMKKLIDKASSIPQNEKNRYSVHTLRHCFAIFGLDSGIDIYTLSKLLGHESINSTSVYLKLFDNQLVEAIEKHPFAQEEKIKIQKRISNEL